The sequence below is a genomic window from Lolium perenne isolate Kyuss_39 chromosome 7, Kyuss_2.0, whole genome shotgun sequence.
TTGACCACCATAATGTTATGCATTGAAACAATAGTttatagtattcaactcccaccaAAGCTTCAATGCGTCAAGATAAGGATGTTGATGTATTAAGATATTTTTAATGGTTCTAAATATGTATGTGAAATCAAAATTACAATAGATATATTAGCTGTTACAGAGAACGATGCAATGTACTCACATATGAATAATTGGCTAATAATTAATAGTATCTATAAAATTGCACATTTCCTATTTTTTTTTATAACATCACAATATTTTACTTCTTTATAAGGGCAGTCCATCGCTTCATACCACACACAATTATGTCACTAGCCAACCGTATCCTTAAATCTTTAGTCTTCTGTAGAGTCTTCTCCCTTTTTCTAGTAGTAAGTTGCTTTCTAGTTGTCTTCCTTAGTATGCCGAGGAGGGAGAGGCGGTTGGGTGTCATGTACATTGATAATGATAAAGACCGCGATGTCACCTTCTTCAAGAGGCGTGGAGGTTTGTACAAAGGCGCTGCTGACCTCTCTGTCCTTACTGGTGCTAAGGTTGCCGTCGTCCTTGAGAAGGACAATGGAAAAATGCACTCATTTGGGGCGCCATCAGCCAAACCAATTGTTGATGCTTTTCTATTAGGACATCCACCAACAACTCCATTCACCAATGGGGTTACAACTTCAAGAATTGAACGCCTACAAGGCGAGGTTGCTCGGTTGGACATGGAGAACATGAAGGAGGGTAAGAGAAACCAACTCTCCATCCAACGTATGAAGGAGATCCAAGACGACAACAAAGGTATGGAGGCAAAACTTCTGTTCTCAAAGGAAGAAGATCTTAGTCTTGAAGATCTTGATAAGCTCTTCAATGACCTCTCGAGGGTTCAAGATGACATTAGAAGACGTCTTCCTCCATTGCATAATGGCTGCAATGCTAATACCAGTGGCCCAAGCATGATCCAAAACCTGCAACCACAAAGAGACCCATCATTGGATCTTTTCAATAATGCTCCTTCATCGATGTTATTGCCATGGTCTCACTATCTTACCCAACACAAGTTTCATTCATTTCCACTACCATCCCCACCAGAACAAATTTTGGCACCACTTCATCATATTCAGGTCCCACAAATGCTACAACCTCCACCATCACCGGTTTCCCTGCTTCAACCAATTCCCGATTCACCACATGAGCTACCACCACCACATGATCTACACCTTCAAAACCACCAAAGTTCTTACAACATGGTGCAACCACCACAAAACGACACAAGCCACAACTCAACAATCGAGCATAGTTTTGCGGCCACCCCACCATTACTCAATTGTAGTATCGATGATTTTTTCATTGATGACATGTTTAGCTCTGACCAATGGGGTTATCCTCTATCGCATCAGGCATGGAACAATGGATTACATGGGTTGGATTATTACTTGGGCTATAATGGTATCAATGTAGGCCAATCATCCATGGGAAACGGTGGACAAATAAATCCAGCATTGGCGTCTTCTTCTAGTGGGCAAGATGTTGATATTCAGACACAACATGGATGCTTTTTTTAGATTCTAGTTAACTCTTCCATTCTAGTGATATAATAGGTGAAAAGCTAGTCATGTTTTCATTAGGAAAATAAGACTCTTTGAGGCAAGATATGCGTGTTGTGAGTCTTATGCAATGAATATTGTTTCGTTTCTACCAAAACTTGTGTTTTCATTGTAGCTAAATGAAATGTGTATTGTTGAGATGTTTAcatctgaagatgaaggaggaACATGGAATCCAATTATGTCTCTCTTAACTTATTGCTAGACAAAAGGTATTAAATCAACTGAATGTAGGAGTTGTGCTTGTTAAAGAAATTGAAAGTAGAAGTACAACTCTATCCCAAGAGACTGTCATCAACTAGTTATTCAGATATGAGAAGACTACAAATGGCAATAAAATCCACTATGAGATTCATCTGAATAAATTGAACTTTTTCAATAATTCTGACAAATCTTACCATTAGACTAAAAATAGAACAAAACTCTAAAGAGATTAAGACTGCCTAAATTCTCTATGACTATGTTATATGCACCGCTACCAACATAGAAGAGAACCATTGAGAAAATATCCACGCTTATACTATAAACCGTCTTCCTTTTTAATGCATGGTGTTAGCTTTGCTTGTtaatttcaacaacaacaaaCTTGCAAATATGTGACGACCATCACATATGCTGCCTCCTTTAATTTCAACTATAATTGTTGATAAACTTGATTTGTGTTGTGAACAAGATGATCTTTGGTGATTGATGGAGTGTGAATAGC
It includes:
- the LOC127316049 gene encoding agamous-like MADS-box protein AGL28, with protein sequence MPRRERRLGVMYIDNDKDRDVTFFKRRGGLYKGAADLSVLTGAKVAVVLEKDNGKMHSFGAPSAKPIVDAFLLGHPPTTPFTNGVTTSRIERLQGEVARLDMENMKEGKRNQLSIQRMKEIQDDNKGMEAKLLFSKEEDLSLEDLDKLFNDLSRVQDDIRRRLPPLHNGCNANTSGPSMIQNLQPQRDPSLDLFNNAPSSMLLPWSHYLTQHKFHSFPLPSPPEQILAPLHHIQGREVLRVHGHGEAGDGATGAEVSGRGRRTVPKVRASMTGMKARQGMDGVARAIVMYWRTVAADIDHGVVYRAPASQ